A window of the Hordeum vulgare subsp. vulgare chromosome 5H, MorexV3_pseudomolecules_assembly, whole genome shotgun sequence genome harbors these coding sequences:
- the LOC123398565 gene encoding nuclear pore complex protein NUP58-like, which translates to MAFSFSSPAQQNPFQTPTQQNPFQTPAPQNPFQTPAPAQTQAPAQSPSPFQFNFQQPQQQQQQQQQQQQQQQQQQQQQQQQQAAATAQPQQQQQQQQQLMLYTKEGKPAGYNTKWDELHADSQKALLQIEDKIREYKDESERLDQCSRLHDSSISNVNFELDASHIAQELAGTATVIEREKASVQELMTVVNEMMWNTEFAIRSYMMLRPRFLKSATGSSNPSGPAGVLPNQPGPTNDFYSGVPKRPSLFMLQTVNKFEKYLDECCKWITELEQLVQIENNKRSSSSVESLPKVMSNVHDYFIYVASKVENLHQYVVSMKTEYLHGQRRLGNANDPFLEANRREAAKEEAAAKRVHPTLHLPAPAQPTTQTAAPATSQPQQSLLPSGGTSSSALAAFSMPASAPSTSSLFSTPTTSSLTTNLFGTTGSAQLSTPFGTSSTPTLGSTPTPSGFGGGISPSFPSTPALTGTSLFSTPFGGGATASGSSFGGTSKGRSKARGRR; encoded by the exons ATggcgttctccttctcctcgccGGCGCAGCAGAACCCTTTCCAGACGCCAACGCAGCAGAATCCGTTCCAAACCCCAGCCCCGCAGAACCCGTTTCAGACTCCGGCGCCGGCGCAGACTCAGGCGCCGGCGCAGTCGCCTTCGCCGTTCCAGTTTAACTTCCAGCAaccccagcagcagcagcaacaacagcagcagcagcagcagcagcagcagcaacaacaacagcagcagcagcagcaacaggccGCGGCGACGGCGCAgcctcagcagcagcagcagcagcagcagcagctgatGCTGTATACAAAGGAGGGGAAGCCCGCAGGGTACAACACGAAGTGGGACGAGCTCCACGCCGACTCGCAGAAGGCGCTGCTTCAGATCGA GGATAAAATACGGGAGTACAAGGACGAGAGTGAAAGGTTGGATCAGTGCAGCCGCCTTCATGACTCCTCAATCTCAAATGTCAATTTTGAGCTCGATGCAAGTCACATTGCTCAG GAACTTGCAGGGACTGCAACCGTAATTGAGAGAGAGAAGGCATCTGTTCAAGAGTTGATGACTGTTGTTAATGAAATGATGTGGAACACAGAATTTGCTATTCGCTCATATATGATGTTGAGACCAAGGTTCCTCAAATCAGCCACTGGTTCTTCAAATCCTTCTGGGCCTGCTGGAGTTCTGCCCAATCAGCCTGGACCAACCAATGATTTCTATAGTGGCGTCCCAAAGAGGCCTTCCCTTTTTATGCTGCAAACTGTCAACAAGTTTGAGAAGTATCTTGATGAATGCTGCAAGTGGATTACTGAACTAGAGCAGCTGGTTCAAATCGAGAATAATAAAAGATCATCATCTTCTGTGGAATCTCTGCCAAAAGTTATGTCGAATGTGCATGACTATTTCATCTATGTTGCTTCAAAG GTGGAAAATCTTCATCAGTATGTTGTGTCGATGAAAACTGAATATCTACATGGTCAGCGCCGTTTGGGCAATGCAAATGATCCATTTCTAGAGGCAAATAGAAGAGAAGCAGCCAAAGAAGAAGCAGCTGCCAAAAGAGTCCATCCAACATTGCATCTGCCTGCTCCTGCACAGCCCACAACACAAACTGCTGCACCAGCAACAAGCCAACCACAGCAATCTTTGCTCCCTTCTGGAGGAACTTCCTCGAGTGCCCTTGCAGCTTTTAGCATGCCGGCTTCTGCTCCATCCACTTCGAGTCTCTTTTCAACACCAACAACTTCAAGTCTCACAACTAACCTTTTCGGTACAACTGGATCAGCCCAGCTGTCCACACCATTTGGGACATCCTCCACTCCTACACTTGGATCAACACCAACTCCGTCTGGATTTGGTGGGGGTATTAGCCCATCTTTTCCTTCAACGCCTGCTTTAACTGGAACTTCACTATTCTCTACACCATTTGGAG GCGGGGCTACAGCTTCAGGGTCCAGCTTTGGCGGCACATCT AAGGGGAGGTCAAAGGCCCGAGGCCGGCGCTAG